From the genome of Phoenix dactylifera cultivar Barhee BC4 chromosome 17, palm_55x_up_171113_PBpolish2nd_filt_p, whole genome shotgun sequence:
TCTTTGTTAGGCTCTTGTGGATGTGGAACAGAATTAATTAGTGATtatgttcttttcttttgacatgAGAAGGTCTAGATGTTCTCCAAAACCATATCGAACTGTTTATATTACATATTTCTCAGAAAAAAGTGTTTATAATGCATCCTTGTTTATGTTTTGTACCTTTGTCTTTACCGAGTATTGTTACTATTTCAGTATTCAAAAGCAGCAGGAAAAATCAAAGAAGCCATTTCTAGCCTCCGCCTTGCCACCACGGACGATGACAGCGACGAAACGGCAGCACTGGCACTAGCTGAAAATAAGGCAGTTGGCATTGACAATTGTCAGCAGGAAAATACATCGCCTGATTTGTCTGAATCTAATAAAGAAACATGCGATCCGTTTGGATTAGATTCTCTGCTCCCAAGTACATCTAAGAAGGATGAAAGATCTAAAGTAAAGGACGTAACAGCTGTAAACATAagggcagaagaagaagaatccaagAGATTTATCAAGTCACAGAGAGAAGTTTTACTATTATGTTTGGAGGTTGCTGCAAAACGTTACAAAGTACTCTGGTCAGATTATCACATTCTCACTGATTccctttgatattttttttaacttgttTCAGGTTCATTCTGTTTTACACTTTAACAAGCATTATTTCCATCATTTGTGTTAATGGATGTAATATTGTCTGTGTGTCAGGGCCCAAACTGTGATTGATATATTGGTTAAGCATGCATTTGACAACATAGACAGGTTCACGGCTCGACAAAGAGATGCAATTGAGAAGCTCTGGGCTTCAATAAGGGAACAGCTGATCAGAAGGAAGCAGGGGAAATCCGTCACTGGAAAACTTGACATGAATGCTTTCGAGTGGCTTCAGGAGAAGTATTCCCATGAGAAGATCAGCATTCGGCATGCCGTTGGAGGTGGAGGCGAACGCCGTGCTGAACAATGGCTTGGTTAACTGTTTCTATTCCTAGACATGGTTTATGGGAAACCAAATTGAGCATCTCCATTTGTTTCAAGATCAAAGCTTTTATCCTAAAGAGAAATTTCACATTTTTACCACCATCTTTGCCAACAGGTTGCTTTGCCAGATCAATGATAGTGAAAACAATCTCATTCAAATTTTATGATGCAATTAGTTCTTTACAGTCACTAGTGAAACTTGGGAGGAATGGCGGTGGAGATCGACAACTGTTGAGGCGGTTATAACCGCCTGACAGCCACAATCACCACCACTTCTCCCTCCCCGCCGAGGTCTATAAAACCCACATACTCCTGCTCACTGAGGGACTCCATTGCTTACCTTTCCTCCACCTTTCACTCCCATCTCTGTTACTAAGGAATCGGATTGGGAGCGACGCCGTCGAAGTAGGAGGCTGAGGCGCCGGGGGAAGCGATCAAGCTACCGGAAGAGCTGCTCGGCTCCTCCTCGGAGCAAGGTAAAACCTTAAACCCCTCTCCCCCTCATGATTTGTATCCTGTTTAGCTTAGATCTAATCTAGCCATGAGATAAAAACAGAGGTAgaaggaaataaaataaaagagaaatggaagaagagaagggagggGGAAGACTCAACCTGTGGTGTTCGGCCGCTGAGTCGGCGTTGGCACGATCGGCCACAGTTGTGACCATGGCTGTTGACAGCCGAATACCCTCCTCCTCCCGATCATCTCCTTCACATTTTTAGTCTGACCCTAACCTAGCACTCCATGAATCCAGCCTCAATACATCCTTAAATCTTCCTCTCACCCTTCCTCTCAGTAGGTGACCTCAAGCTCCATTTCTCCCAccgaggaaggaggagaagaggagaggtcaaggatgaagagaagaaaaagtccGGTGATGGTGGTCCTAGATCCGGTAGTCGAGAACTTTGGAGAGGGAGGATCAGGGCGACTGAGGCCCTCCTTCCTCTCGACGGTGCCCGAGCTTCCATCTTCCCCCACCAGAGATGGAGGAAAGGAGCGGCCAGCCGGGCCGCGGTTGCTGCCGGTCGGACCACGGCCGCCACAGGCGCCGCTGGTTGGCCACAGGCGCTGCCGGCTTCGGGTCGACCTTCTTCCGAGCTCAACCCCCTTGCCTcatgggaggagaggagaagaggaggaggaggggatcgggaagggaagaagaaaggagaagaaggttcggaaagggaggagaagaaagaaaagaaaaagaagaaaagaaaagaaaagaaaagaaaagaaaagaagaaaggaaaataaaataaaaattgatgtGGGTCGAATTGGGCCTGATTCCGACGGTGGGATTCAAATGAACCGAGCTTTAAAGGCCCCAGGCTAGACTGGGCTCTTGTCTGAGCTCAATATTCTTAAACCCAGAATTAATTGAGTCAGATCTGAACCAATATGTAATTGATCCAGATTTGAACCAGAAATGGAATCAAATCCGAACCAGAAAGTAGATTAGACCagaaccagaaattgaattggGCCATGGGCCTGACCCAGAAATGGAACTAGGTTATGGACCCGAAAATGAAATTGAGTCCAATGGATGGGCTATaaatgactttaagattataaataaatagaaattaaaaaatgtGCAAGTGATATGTAATTTAATGATCTTGCTAGGTATTGGAGAATTGGCATTTGGGTGAGCAAATTAAGGTAAGTAAcatgtcttaatcttattatggatcatatatcacattttataagatgaacacgTATTATTTATGCAATTTGAATTGTGTATATGAATTGTGGAAAAAGTAAATAACCATGATATAAccttatgttttatcaaatacttgcgactatttgattatgaaattgtatatgattatttatattttcataaaattaggatcaagcatgtgttagcaaatgattacatgattttggatcatgattattattatattatatacacatgattatgatgatgtagaaagatgcatagaaaaataaagttttcagcatgatcatgagtTTTATTTAgcatgatgccattattcactttccaatgtatctatgagaaaagatttatgaaaagcatgatatatttttaagaactctcagatcgctatgcacgacccccgccagtgggtaacagtaactaggcatacgacccccgccagtgggtaaaagtaacttggctttacgacccccaccagtgggtaatagtaactggaagaagaccctgccaacgggaacaatagttggcaaagattatgaccctcgccagcgggttacagtagctcggcatacggccctcgccagcgggttataatagcttggtttagaccctgccaacggggaacaatagttggcaaagattatggccctcgccagcgggttacagtaactcggcatacggccctcgccagcgggttatagtagcttggtttagaccctgccaacggggaataatagttggcaaatattatggccctcgccagcgggttatagtagcttggcatacggccctcgccagcgggttataatagcttggcttagaccctgccaacggggaataatagttggtaaagattatggccctatcacgggtaataatagtgaccatagctgcaCTATCATCTGAgagcacggatttcaaagcatgaataatgataagtacggatttcaaagcatgaataatgacgaGTAcgtatttcaaagcatgaataatgatgagtacggatttcaaagcatgaataatgatgagtacggatttcaaagcatgagtaatgacgagtacggatttcaaagcatgaataatgacaaaagttttatgatgcatagcCATGTTTATGAAGTTGCGTAAATGGACATGCATAGTTTTATGACTGGTTTGTTATATGAAATGTTTAATTTGTTACAACTGttaatttcttaaattaatgCACTAGTATGAgaaaatattatgcttgatcagataagattatgcatggttacttactgagctttatagctcatacccatttatttatgttcttacagatgaataggagatgctaggaacgaggagcgtgacatgcttcagggttatggggaaaagaaaatgacatattaaatgttgctatttttagattctttgtaatcaatcttttattgatgaaacatttgaagTTTTTAAGTGGCTGCGTGTTATTACGGGCAAAGATTTGCAATAGCATGGCCGTGTCATGATTCGAATTTGGGGCGTGACATGGCATGCTTGGCTTTCTCTGCATCCGACTCCGCCCATGGCTATGAATATGATTCCTTCCAAGACAGACCCATGAGCTTAATCCTTGAGATGACTCACCCGAAAACATTGTTTAAGTTATAATCATTGGGTTGCAGAATAAGTCAATTCCAAGTAAAATGAgtcaacctctctctctctctctctctctctctctctactccaAAATAAGTTATTCTATGGATAGTTCATTCCAAgttaaaattttaagaaattacttttgtttttttataaaaaaatcaaatttatttttgaaataaatgaaCTGAATTTTAGCGTTTGTCTGGTGgagtaaaaaaattattattcaaTTTAATTCTCCTTAAGCCCGCAACCAAGTGCAGTTAATGTTTAAATTTGCACTTCTTTCGCACCAGCCTCGTAAAAACAAACAATAAAATTGATTGAAACTTAGAATTTAATGCTGCGAAGCAAATGCTTTAAaccctagcaaaaaaaaaaaaaggcaaatgcTTTAAAAAATTTAACGCAAGCAAAACTATTTTCCAGGATGAGTGTGATACACATCAGACTTTGAGATTTGCGTCCGGCAGCGCCTGTGTATTATGTCCGAAGCCCTAATTTCCAGCCCAATGAAAGCAACTGGTACGCGAAACCCGGTTCCTGATGCGCGACGATGCCGCCACCATTCCCGCCATCCCGACCCCGACTTCCAAACATTTGAATTCCCTGTTCCCCCTCTGCCACTCTCTCCGCCTCCTCCGGCAGCTCCACGCTCGGATCCTCCTCCATGGCCTTCACCTCTCCGCCTTCTTCGGCTCCCGCCTCGCCCACGCCTACTTCGCCGCTGGCTCCCCGCAGGACGCCCGCCGGGCATTCGACCAAATCCTCGCCAAAACCCCCCACGCCTGGAACACTGTGCTCTCCGGTTACTTCAAAACCCGCAGCCTCTCCGAAGTACTGCAGCTCTACAAGCTCTCTCGCGTCGAGGGTAGCAGACCGGACAGCTTCTGTTTGGCCTTTGCTGTCCGGGCTTGCGCGGGACTCTCTCTTCTCGAACTGGGGAGGTCAATTCACTTGGAATCCATACGATCAGGTCTGGAGACGGATGAATTCGTCTCCCCTCCTCTCATCGATATGTACCTCGAATTCGGTTCTTTGGAAGACGCCGAGAAAGTCTTTGATCGAGTTCCTGTTGCGATTTCCCCTGTTTGGGGTCTCATGATGAAAGGGTACTTGAGGGAGTCCATGGAAGTTCAGGTGTTTGGTTTATTTGATAGGATGAAGGAGTTGGGAATCGGATTAGACCCTTGTTCGGCAGTCTGTCTGGCTCGGGCTTGCGGAAATGTTGGCGCTGCTAAAGAGGGACGAATGATTCATGGCCTCTGCATAAAAAAGAACGTTTTGGATTCTAATATCTATCTGCAGACCTCACTGGTCGATATGTACGGGAAGAGTGGTTTCATGGATTTTGCACGGAGATTGTTTGATGAAATGCCTCACAAGGATGTCGTGTCTTGGAGCTCAATGATTGCTGGTCTGGCTCAATGTGGGAGAGCACATGAGTCGCTGTTGGTTTTTCAAGACATGCTGGGAAACTCGATAGCGCCGAATGAGGTCACTCTTGCCAGCGTTCTTTTGGCTTGCTCGCACTTGGGAGCCCTGCAGCAAGGGAAGAGTGTCCATGCATACATGGTCAGAAATGAGGTTGAATTGGATGTTGTGACTAACACAGCTCTCCTCGACATGTTTGCTAAATGTGGATCTATGGACTTGGCGTACGAGGTGTTTAATGCAATGCCCGAAAGGAATGTCTTTGCTTGGAGTGCGATGATTGGAGGGTTTGGCATGCATGGAATGTGCGAGAGGGCGCTTGCTCTTTTTGATGAAATGAGGTCTGAGAATCTTGCGCCCAATTCTGTAACATTTGTCTCAGTGCTATCTGCATGCAGCCATTCAGGTAAGGTCCAAGAAGGGCGGTTCTACTTCGAGTCCATGTGTAAGGACTATAAAATTACTCCAAAGAATGAGCATTACTCATGTATGGTTGATCTCTTAGGCCGAGCAGGGCTAATCGAGGAAGCTGAATCGTTGATCAAGGAAATGCCGCAGGAGCCTAGTGCTAGTGTGTGGGGAGCTCTACTGGGTGCCTGTAGAATTC
Proteins encoded in this window:
- the LOC103705459 gene encoding pentatricopeptide repeat-containing protein At1g06140, mitochondrial: MRDDAATIPAIPTPTSKHLNSLFPLCHSLRLLRQLHARILLHGLHLSAFFGSRLAHAYFAAGSPQDARRAFDQILAKTPHAWNTVLSGYFKTRSLSEVLQLYKLSRVEGSRPDSFCLAFAVRACAGLSLLELGRSIHLESIRSGLETDEFVSPPLIDMYLEFGSLEDAEKVFDRVPVAISPVWGLMMKGYLRESMEVQVFGLFDRMKELGIGLDPCSAVCLARACGNVGAAKEGRMIHGLCIKKNVLDSNIYLQTSLVDMYGKSGFMDFARRLFDEMPHKDVVSWSSMIAGLAQCGRAHESLLVFQDMLGNSIAPNEVTLASVLLACSHLGALQQGKSVHAYMVRNEVELDVVTNTALLDMFAKCGSMDLAYEVFNAMPERNVFAWSAMIGGFGMHGMCERALALFDEMRSENLAPNSVTFVSVLSACSHSGKVQEGRFYFESMCKDYKITPKNEHYSCMVDLLGRAGLIEEAESLIKEMPQEPSASVWGALLGACRIHKRVELTEQVANKLFVLEPDLPGTHILLSNIYAAAEMWDMVRKTREMMNERGLQKTVGFSTIEVDKRVYLFNALNGRDHRRTRIIELWHALSNEMKELGYVPDLSFILHDVEAKEGMLCGHSEKMAIAFGLLKTRDGMPLRITKNLRVCGDCHTANWTHSAKAV